The genomic interval TGAAAACAGATACCATATGCAAATATTGGATAATTCTAACAACCCTATTAAAAATGAAGCAATAACTTTGGTTATTAATGGAAAATGTTATGAAAAAATAACCAATAAAGACGGATATGCATCAGCCAAAATTTCACCCAATAAAAAGAAAAAGGAAATGAAAATATATTATCTATCAAATGAAGAGTATTGTCCTTGCATAATTGCCAAATTGATACACCCAGATAACATAAATCCTGAAGAAAATAATGAAAACCCAAAATTATATGCTCCAGATATGAGCATCTATTCAAAAGATGAACCAGAATACAATGCTAGATTGCTTGATAGTGAAGATAATCCAATGATTGGTGAAACACTAATATTCAATTTTAATAACCAGACATATGAAAAAATAACTGATGAAGAAGGATTTGCTAGCATAGATTTAAAATTAGATGAAGGAACATATTCAATTGAAACAATATTTAAAGGTGAAAAAGACTCAAATCCTATTACTAAAACATCAACAATAAATGTTAAAACCAGAAATATCGATCGGAAAATAATGATCGAAGTCAAACATCTTGCAATGGAATTTAAAATTTCAAAAGACAAGATAGATACATTAAAAGAATATGTTATTCGAACTATTAAAAGAACCAAAAAAGAACATGAGAAAATTAGAATATTAGATGACATTTCCTTTAACATTTACCAAGGAGAAAGAGTGGGCATATTAGGATTTAATGGTGCTGGAAAAAGTACTCTTTTAAGAATAATAGCAGGAATATATGAACCTACTGAAGGAGAAGTAATAATCAATGGGAGAATTGCACCATTACTTGAATTAAGTGCAGGATTTGATAAGAATTATACTGGAAAGAATAATATCTTTTTGAATGGTGCTCTTTTAAGCATGGAAGAAGACTTCATCAAAGAGAAATATGATGAAATAGTTGAATTTTCTGAACTTGGAGAACATATTAATTATCCAGTTAAGAATTATTCAAAAGGTATGAGGGCGAAATTAGGTTTTTCAATTGCTACTCTTGTAAATCCGGAAATTTTAATTATTGATGAGATTTTAGCTGTTGGAGACATTAAATTCAGAAAAAAAAGTTCTGAAAAAATTAAATCAATGATGAAAGAAGGTGTTACAGTACTTCTTGTATCCCATTCTATAAGTCAAATAAGAAACATTTGCGATAGATGCATTTGGATTGAAAATGGCCATGTTTACATGGAAGGTCCAGCTAAAAAGGTTTGTGATGCATATGTTAAAAGTGCTAAGAAGAAGTAGTGATTAAAATGGATAAGAGATGGATAATGATATTAATATTTTTAATTATAGGGTGCTGTTGCCTATTTTATGTTGTTGAAACATCAACCACTGTTGGGAATGCGATTACTGTAGTAAATAAAACTGTTGTCACATTACCAAACGAATTCTCAATTGAAAGTAGAGAAACTGGCTATGGAACATTAATTAATAAAAATACAAAGGAAAAAATTACCATTAAAGATTTAGGTAAAGGAAATTTAGCATTAACTAAGTTTAAAAATGCATTAACAGATTTAACTAAAAATCCCGATATCGATCATGTTAAAAATTCAACATCAAACATTAATAATATCACTGCATATAAAATTGATTATCAGGATATTACAAAAGAGAATAATTCGGATTTGAGTAATGTTTATGTATTTACTTGCAATCACACATTCTTAATTAAATTAGAAAATTATAATAATAACGTTAAGTCAGATAATGATTTGGATTATGTAATTACACATATGACCCCTGACTTTAAACAATCTCAAGATTAAACAACGTGATAAAATTGGATGAAATTGAATTTTCAGTTATAATACCAACTCATAATTCAGAATTGGGAATAAAAAAATCAATCAAATCCATACTTAATCAAACACTAAACTTTGAGAATAATATTGAAATAATTATTGTGGACAACAATAGTGAAGATAAAACTCAAGACATTTGCTACGATTATATTTCCAAATACCCGAAGAACATATCTTATATCCAATTAGACACAGTTAATCTGCATAAATCAAAAAATACAGCAATGAAACATGCTTATGGGAAATTCATTACATTTTTAAAACCTCATGACTATTTATCAAAAGATTCATTATCACATCTTTTAAAATTTATCAACACTCATGAAAACATTGATTTAGCAATACTTCCGATTTTTTATTATAAAAATAACAGAAAAGAACGTTACATAAATTATAAAATTAAAAACAATAAAAAAATCAATTTAATAGAACAACCACAATATTCCCAATTAATTGGTTTATCCACATTCTTTAAAAAAGAGTCTATTAAAAACATTGAGTTTTTAGATACTACTAATGAAAATATTACTTTTTTCAGCGAAATGTTGATAAATAATCCTTATTTAGGTATTTGCAGCAAAGGAGCATATTTTGCAAAGAATATTGAAGAAAGAATTTATCCTTCAGACACTACCATTTATTCAACAAAAGAATATGAAAAATTTATCAAATATAATTTTAATAATCTGAAAAATAAATGTTTCAACAAATTTTCTAAAATACCCGAATTCATACAATTTAGCTTTATAAATCATTTAAGATGGTTATTATCTATAAAAAAAACAGAAGAAAAGATTGATTTGAAAAGTTTAATTGATACTATATCATATATAAACAATGATATTCTTTTAGAAAACAGATTACTTAAACAGGAACTAACGATTACCACTTTTTTATTAAAATACAACAATGACTTAAGCAATGATTTAATGGAAAAATTAGATTTGAATACACTTTTTATTGACATATATGATATTATCGACAATAAGATCCACATTTTAGCAAATATCAAAAATATCACAACAGGAGATATTAATATATTAGTCAATAACAAAAAGATTAAATTTAAAAAATTAACATTTCCTCACAAATATGCTCCTAGTTTAGGTTATAATCTATTACAAGATTATTCAATAGAATGTATTATTCCAATTAAAACAAATGAAAAATTCAAACTTGAATTTAAACAAAAAGACAAATTGTTACATATTGATTTTTCAAGACCTTGTAATTTCTCAAAAAGTGTCGGTTATGCAAAAACTAAACATTACTTAAGTATTTTAAAAGATGACCACATATCTATTGAGAAAAAAACAACATTAAAATGGATAAAACAAGAATTAAAAAGTTTAAAGACTATGTTTAAAAATCATGAAACTGGATTTATAAAAGCAGTTCCCTTTAGAGTAGCTTATATGATAAGTTATCCATTTTTAAGAAATAAAAAAATATGGTTTTTTATGGATCGCCCCGATGAAGCAGATGATAATGGATTAGCATTATTTAAATATGCTGTCAAACAAGAGGATGATATATCTAAATACTTTATTTTAAGCTCAAAAAATAATGATTTCAATAATATAAAAAAGATAGGGAAAGTTATTAACTATAAATCCCTCAAACATAGATTTTTAGGAATGTTTGTTGAAAATATTATCACATCACATCCTGACAATGGAATTATTTATCCATTTTGGGGAGGTTATCCATTTTTTGCAGGCCTTTTAAGATCAAGCACTATGTTTTTACAACATGGTGTTGCAAAGGACGATATTTCCTATTGGGCGAATAAAGCAAACATGAATTTATCTTTATTTTTAACATCGACTATTCAAGAGTATGAGTCAATATTAGAAAACCATTATAACTATGATGATTATGTTGTTCAATTGCTGGGGTTGCCCAGATTTGATAATCTTAAAAATCAAGAAGAAAAAAGACAAATCCTTATTATGCCTTCTTGGAGACGGGATTTGAATTATAAATCAAAAGAGTATATTAAAAAGAATGGATTTTTCAAAAAATTCAATTCATTAATAAATAATAAAAGATTAATAGAAACGGCACGTGAAAATAACTATGAGATAATCTTTAAACCACATCCCAATGTTTATAAATTCATTGATTTGTTTGATAAAAATAATTATATTGAAATTGATTATGGTAAAACAAAATATCAAGAATTATTCAATAGCGGATCTTTAGTAATTACAGATTACTCGTCTGTAGCCTTTGATTTTGCATATCTCTACAAACCAGTCCTATACTACCACTATGATAATGATTATCATTTTAATTTAGAAGAAGGATATTTTAATTATGAAACTATGGGATTTGGAGAAGTTGTTAAAAAAGAAGATGAATTGGTTGATTTGGTCATTGAATATATTAAAAATGATTGTAAAATCAAAGAAAAATATTCCAATAGAATTAAAAATACTTTCAAATTTAATGATAAAAAAAATTGTAAAAGAACATATGATAGAATTAAAGAGATTACATTAAAGGATTAATTCCATATTATACATTCCTCTTTCAAAATTTCCAATTTTAACTC from Methanobrevibacter gottschalkii DSM 11977 carries:
- a CDS encoding CDP-glycerol:glycerophosphate glycerophosphotransferase; protein product: MDEIEFSVIIPTHNSELGIKKSIKSILNQTLNFENNIEIIIVDNNSEDKTQDICYDYISKYPKNISYIQLDTVNLHKSKNTAMKHAYGKFITFLKPHDYLSKDSLSHLLKFINTHENIDLAILPIFYYKNNRKERYINYKIKNNKKINLIEQPQYSQLIGLSTFFKKESIKNIEFLDTTNENITFFSEMLINNPYLGICSKGAYFAKNIEERIYPSDTTIYSTKEYEKFIKYNFNNLKNKCFNKFSKIPEFIQFSFINHLRWLLSIKKTEEKIDLKSLIDTISYINNDILLENRLLKQELTITTFLLKYNNDLSNDLMEKLDLNTLFIDIYDIIDNKIHILANIKNITTGDINILVNNKKIKFKKLTFPHKYAPSLGYNLLQDYSIECIIPIKTNEKFKLEFKQKDKLLHIDFSRPCNFSKSVGYAKTKHYLSILKDDHISIEKKTTLKWIKQELKSLKTMFKNHETGFIKAVPFRVAYMISYPFLRNKKIWFFMDRPDEADDNGLALFKYAVKQEDDISKYFILSSKNNDFNNIKKIGKVINYKSLKHRFLGMFVENIITSHPDNGIIYPFWGGYPFFAGLLRSSTMFLQHGVAKDDISYWANKANMNLSLFLTSTIQEYESILENHYNYDDYVVQLLGLPRFDNLKNQEEKRQILIMPSWRRDLNYKSKEYIKKNGFFKKFNSLINNKRLIETARENNYEIIFKPHPNVYKFIDLFDKNNYIEIDYGKTKYQELFNSGSLVITDYSSVAFDFAYLYKPVLYYHYDNDYHFNLEEGYFNYETMGFGEVVKKEDELVDLVIEYIKNDCKIKEKYSNRIKNTFKFNDKKNCKRTYDRIKEITLKD
- a CDS encoding ABC transporter ATP-binding protein, with protein sequence MSIYSKDEPEYNARLLDSEDNPMIGETLIFNFNNQTYEKITDEEGFASIDLKLDEGTYSIETIFKGEKDSNPITKTSTINVKTRNIDRKIMIEVKHLAMEFKISKDKIDTLKEYVIRTIKRTKKEHEKIRILDDISFNIYQGERVGILGFNGAGKSTLLRIIAGIYEPTEGEVIINGRIAPLLELSAGFDKNYTGKNNIFLNGALLSMEEDFIKEKYDEIVEFSELGEHINYPVKNYSKGMRAKLGFSIATLVNPEILIIDEILAVGDIKFRKKSSEKIKSMMKEGVTVLLVSHSISQIRNICDRCIWIENGHVYMEGPAKKVCDAYVKSAKKK